The Amylolactobacillus amylophilus DSM 20533 = JCM 1125 genome contains a region encoding:
- a CDS encoding MscL family protein → MEKRSSQNQKQAQIDSAIGEKSVHVFNDFRDFLATGNIVNFAVGFLVGNALSKVIQAFITDLFDPIISKITGKSVLLVNQKLVLGARPDSNQLGAFY, encoded by the coding sequence TTGGAAAAAAGAAGTAGTCAAAATCAGAAGCAAGCACAGATAGATAGTGCAATCGGTGAAAAATCTGTCCACGTCTTCAACGATTTTCGAGATTTCCTCGCTACCGGGAATATCGTCAACTTTGCCGTTGGTTTCCTAGTTGGTAATGCACTGTCGAAGGTGATTCAGGCATTCATCACGGATTTATTCGATCCAATCATTTCGAAAATAACAGGTAAATCTGTGCTGTTGGTTAACCAGAAGCTCGTTTTGGGGGCAAGGCCAGATAGTAATCAGCTGGGGGCATTTTATTAG
- the pepT gene encoding peptidase T: MKYETLLPRFLGYVKENTRSDEYSNSVPSTQNQVVFLQKLVAELEQLGLAEVKYNKVNGYVTATIPATTTKDVPVIGFISHVDTADFNSENINPQIVENYDGQSVINLGESEFKLDPSSFPSLKKYAGQTLITTDGTTLLGADDKAGVAEIMTLAEYLIVRPEIEHGKIRVAFGPDEEIGTGADKFDVADFGADFAYTVDGGPVGQLEFETFSAIGLKVDIQGTNVHPSEAKGKMVSAIQLAIDFHNSLPAAERAETTEGREGFFHLLNLNGTAEDAHMDYIIRDFERAGLNRRRQLVLDIAKEINQKFAEPRIKTTMVEQYFNMVEVMKDHMDVVELAENAMCALGIEPDEEPVRGGTDGSKISFMGLPTPNLFAGGENMHGRYEYVALQSMEKAVDVLLKISELNTNK; this comes from the coding sequence ATGAAATACGAAACTTTATTACCACGTTTTCTGGGCTACGTGAAGGAGAACACCCGCTCAGATGAATACTCAAATAGCGTCCCTTCAACACAAAATCAAGTTGTTTTCCTGCAAAAGTTAGTCGCAGAATTAGAACAATTGGGCTTGGCTGAGGTTAAATATAATAAAGTTAATGGTTATGTGACAGCGACAATTCCCGCAACGACAACTAAGGACGTGCCAGTCATCGGCTTTATCAGTCACGTCGATACGGCCGATTTCAATTCGGAGAATATTAATCCCCAAATCGTCGAAAATTACGACGGCCAAAGTGTCATCAATCTTGGCGAGAGTGAATTCAAACTTGATCCAAGTTCTTTCCCTAGCCTAAAGAAATATGCAGGACAGACGCTAATCACGACTGACGGAACCACGCTCTTAGGCGCAGATGATAAAGCTGGTGTGGCGGAAATCATGACTTTGGCCGAATACCTCATCGTACGGCCAGAGATTGAACACGGCAAAATTCGTGTGGCCTTTGGTCCCGACGAGGAAATCGGTACGGGTGCAGATAAATTTGATGTTGCTGACTTTGGCGCTGATTTCGCCTACACGGTTGATGGCGGCCCTGTGGGCCAGCTTGAATTCGAAACATTCAGTGCGATCGGCCTGAAAGTCGATATTCAAGGAACAAATGTCCATCCTAGTGAAGCAAAGGGGAAAATGGTTAGTGCAATTCAGCTGGCAATTGATTTCCATAACAGCTTGCCAGCTGCTGAACGTGCCGAAACTACTGAAGGGCGAGAGGGATTCTTCCACCTACTTAATCTAAACGGCACAGCCGAGGATGCCCACATGGACTACATCATCCGGGACTTTGAGCGCGCGGGGCTCAATCGTCGCCGCCAACTCGTACTTGATATTGCAAAGGAAATTAATCAAAAATTTGCTGAGCCACGTATCAAGACAACGATGGTCGAACAATACTTCAACATGGTTGAGGTGATGAAGGATCATATGGATGTAGTTGAACTGGCAGAGAATGCCATGTGTGCGCTCGGTATTGAGCCAGATGAGGAACCAGTTCGTGGTGGAACTGATGGCTCTAAGATTTCATTTATGGGACTACCAACACCAAACCTGTTTGCCGGTGGCGAGAATATGCACGGTCGGTATGAATATGTGGCCCTGCAGTCTATGGAAAAGGCAGTAGATGTACTGCTGAAAATTAGCGAGTTGAACACGAACAAGTAG
- a CDS encoding DUF6895 family protein, translated as MNEYAFRLDAVLDKVQLTAMQKFEVKCYEAVFRDDSNQNIEHQFERSNLVLHLTDPSQTIANIYEATHMVLYLSLLGKAKIKTRLRIVFSKYLRIVLFYALQESMLDILAEILLCCAILEEYPPLFAKGLTKVTEFFEQVLAENQDLHNCVHYYHTILVLRMLVKKLNESEGS; from the coding sequence TTGAATGAATATGCTTTCAGGTTAGATGCTGTGTTAGACAAAGTGCAATTAACAGCAATGCAGAAATTTGAAGTCAAGTGCTATGAAGCGGTCTTCCGTGATGATTCTAATCAGAATATCGAGCATCAATTTGAGCGGTCCAATCTGGTACTACACCTCACGGATCCCTCACAAACCATTGCCAACATCTACGAAGCCACCCACATGGTACTTTATTTGTCTTTACTTGGTAAAGCAAAAATTAAAACTAGGCTAAGGATTGTTTTCAGCAAATACTTGAGAATAGTATTATTCTATGCACTACAAGAATCCATGCTGGATATACTCGCGGAAATTCTACTTTGCTGTGCAATTCTTGAGGAGTATCCACCACTCTTTGCAAAGGGCCTGACCAAGGTTACTGAGTTCTTCGAACAAGTACTTGCAGAGAATCAAGATCTGCATAACTGCGTACACTACTACCACACAATCTTGGTGCTACGAATGCTTGTTAAGAAACTTAATGAATCAGAGGGATCATAG
- a CDS encoding LBP_cg2779 family protein, producing MNPDNLSDLIVEYQRKHSMNDAGLAFASHLAVEKIHGMKTGEADASEAEISQLLDFIQRN from the coding sequence ATGAATCCAGATAATTTGTCAGACTTAATTGTTGAGTACCAAAGAAAACATTCAATGAACGATGCAGGATTGGCCTTTGCCAGCCACCTAGCAGTTGAGAAAATTCACGGCATGAAGACTGGTGAGGCCGACGCGTCGGAAGCTGAGATTAGTCAGCTACTTGACTTCATTCAACGTAATTAG
- the lepB gene encoding signal peptidase I: protein MTTNKYAKENTENDSLFKWFLQVIVLALIFLGAYFLVFKFVLSNEIVSGPSMEPTFKDGDRLIANRHPTINRYDVVVLDAPDSPGTLYIKRVIGLPGDTISSKNDVTYINGKAVKEPYLDEYKKDLPEGQQFTADFSLQSIFGVEKVPADSYFVMGDNRNVSRDSRMIGFIKKSAIEGKVKFRYFPFTRMQFY from the coding sequence ATGACAACTAATAAATATGCAAAAGAAAACACCGAGAATGACTCACTCTTTAAATGGTTCCTACAAGTCATAGTATTAGCTCTAATATTTCTCGGCGCATATTTTCTTGTATTTAAGTTCGTCCTTTCAAACGAAATTGTCTCTGGGCCCTCGATGGAGCCAACTTTTAAAGACGGCGATCGCTTGATTGCTAACAGACACCCAACCATTAATCGCTACGACGTTGTAGTACTCGATGCACCAGACAGTCCTGGTACATTATACATCAAGCGCGTGATTGGCCTTCCAGGAGATACGATTAGTTCTAAGAACGATGTAACATACATCAACGGTAAAGCAGTCAAGGAGCCTTACCTTGATGAATACAAGAAAGATTTGCCCGAGGGGCAGCAATTTACAGCAGATTTCAGTTTGCAATCTATCTTTGGCGTAGAGAAAGTTCCGGCAGATTCCTACTTTGTAATGGGTGATAACAGAAATGTCAGTCGGGACAGCCGGATGATTGGCTTCATCAAAAAATCGGCGATTGAGGGTAAGGTCAAGTTCAGGTATTTCCCCTTCACTAGAATGCAGTTCTATTAA